The stretch of DNA CGGCCATCTTTGTGTGCTCCTCAATCGCAACCCCTCAGCGTAGATTCAACTACGCCTTCGGGTTTGCTCAATCGGTCGCACTCAAACCTGACCGAAATCTGAGCGCCTAAATGCACAAGTTATTTCATGACAGACCCTAAGAAGTCCTTTTCTATAGATAAATGCCCATGTTATCATTCCATCACTTGATGTTTTTTTAAAATAAGGGGGTAAATAGACAAGCAAATCCAAATGCTATTACTGTTTACTGCTGAGGAGATATAAGTACCTCATTAAACAACCGGTATTCAAAATAGTTTACCGAGACAGCATCTTATAATCTTCAGGCTTGGCCACCAGGATGCAGCTCATCCCCTCTCTTTTTAAACTCTCTATAAACGGCTGCTTCCTATAAAGGCTGTCTGCCACTATGATTATCTTCAGCTTGGGGTGTGACCTGCGAATCTTATTAATAAGCCTCTTGCCGGCCTCTATCTCAGAGTCCTTTGCCATTCTGCCGTTTATCTTCTAGCTGATTGAATCTCTCAGATAATCTTCTTCTTAAAGCAGTAAAACCTAAATGTTTCTTGATATGCACGCATAATACATAGCATATCTATATTGAAAAGTCTAGAGTCAATATTTTGACGCTTTTATAGCTTACCATCCAATACATTACGAAAAGTAATTTCTTCCTCCCCCTCAACACCCTTATATATCAATACCTATTTGTTTCACCGAGAACTGCTGACCGGATTGCAGGTCTATTGATTAAGATATGTGATTCTGTCATAATTTCCGGCGGGGGAATCAAGATAGTGATCATCGGTACAGGCATAGACATTGTCTCAATAGACCGCATAAAAAAAGCTGAGGAGCGATGGGGCAGGAGATTTCTTGAGAGGGTGTTTGCAGGAGATGAACTTACATACCTTCTGAATCACAAACTGCCGCATACTCACCTTGCCGGCCGCTTTGCAGCTAAAGAAGCAACAGTAAAGGCATTCGGCACAGGATTCACTAGAGGTATCACATGGAAGGATATTGAGGTGGTAAAAAGGCCGAACGGAAAACCTGATATTGCACTTCATGGAAAATTAAGAACACTATCAGAAACTTTGTTCGTAAAAAACATCCACCTCAGCATCAGCCATGACGGGGGTTTTGCAATATCACAAGTAATTATAGAAAATTAGTGAATAGTTAAAAGAGGGAAGAAGCACCTTTGCAAATAGGAGGATAATGTGTACATAGCCACTGCACAGCAGATGCGTAACATTGACAAACGTGCTGCGGATAAATACTGTATCCCATCTCTGCTCCTGATGGAAAATGCTGCTCATGGAATCC from Nitrospirota bacterium encodes:
- the acpS gene encoding holo-ACP synthase, with translation MIKICDSVIISGGGIKIVIIGTGIDIVSIDRIKKAEERWGRRFLERVFAGDELTYLLNHKLPHTHLAGRFAAKEATVKAFGTGFTRGITWKDIEVVKRPNGKPDIALHGKLRTLSETLFVKNIHLSISHDGGFAISQVIIEN